GAGAAATTCACCTCCCattgcatataaaatgcaatatccTTAAGCTATGCATTCATGGAGACACTTAACATTAAAAATCTAAGAATAATCTTTTTGGAGAGATACACTGGGAGTTTTTAGGGAATATAATATCTCGCATTAAATATCATGTTGTCTTGTTCATTGGGCAAACTTTAGGGTAAAGGTAAACAATTTGTTGGCTCTTGAGTTTGCTATTGAGCTATACACATTCTGGATACTATCACAAGTAAAAGTTATTTTCTAACGAGAAGCGGCCTAtagctttttttttacaataatatgTTGAATAGTCGGAGTTGAAACTCCGGTCatccacttatccactttaaaggtggaatttctagttactagactacttaacaaaaatttaaaaatatgttgaagatatatgttttttcttttttttttaacagcaaatatattattacccaggtctctgcacaagacgaaaaAGACCGGTATAAAAGTAACTACATAACAAGGCGCTGTATATATGCGGAACGCCGAAAAtaaacaccaaaacaaacacCAGCTAAAAGAGGTCCACCTCCTAAACCCAAAAATAGAAAGGCACCAGAAGACACCAACTCAGCCCCAAAAGTTGCCACTAGATCGACTCTAACCCCCGATCTCGAATAAAAAATGATCGACCCatcaaaatctaaaaaacaaCTCCTACAGCCTAAAAGCTGATGAGACAACGGATAGACAGACAAGTCTCAGCTCGAAGACACCCTACATTCTAGACGACGACAAAGGCAACACACGCGATAGCAACCGGAAGAACAGTCTCAGCTCGCAGACCACCTCAAAACAGTGAAACATCGACGCAGAAGAGGTCAACCAGAAACACAAgaaacctgcaaatctcaacagatttggacACCAACAGAGACTCAAAAAGaatcctgcaaatctcaactGATTTGGAAAGCGGTCAGAGAATCAAGTATCCTAGAAAACCACTACACACGGCATCAACCAAATATCAGCGACGCCAGAACTAAAACGCCACCCATCACCACCATACGCCCCAACCCCATCAGAACATCACCTCACCTCACCAAAACCAGCCACCGGAAAAGCAGaagaaaacatgaaaaataagGACACAAACCAGAGAAGAAGAACACGCCAGCGCTGATTCTGACAAGGTGGTGCAGAGGGATGACTGCATCCTCATTGCACCACCACCACACGagtcttttttttgttataatctATTTATCTCACTAAATGTCTAGATCTAAAGATCTTCACAGTTGATGAAGCATAATCATTTCTCAAATTAAACGTGTTCTGATAGGTATTTCTGATACTGACACGACATTGATACGTATTATTTACTAGACAACgacatcaaacaaacaaaactgaCATAATGGACAAAGAAGTATGGAGTGACACGGGAAATACTGTTAAGCAACAGCACAACGTTGGAGAGAAGCAACGCCATAAACATCAGTAcatttcatctttttcttttgaaactTAAAGCATAGTTTATATTGTAGGTATCTTAGTTTTATTTAAGGATTTAgccaaatatatttttcaaaaaattatacattatCAAACACTTTACTTCTAAAGTTGCATTGTTAAACTTTTTATGCTTCTTGTTTATATAGAAATAGAATTCAGATATTCCTCTTAATATTTTGCTCTCTTATCAACATAAATGtatgtaaaaagtaaaaacactAGCAAACAGCAAACGTTAATTACTACATTAATATAAGTAactacaaatataatttttttgaagaactACAAATATAATTATTGCTGCTAGCAGTGCAGCACTCTACTTGCAAATATATGATGATTACTAATACTGACTTTACATTATAGGTTAATATAATACAACATTTAAACAAAACTTTTCATCAATACACTACAAAATCTCACTCACCACTCTGCAACTGTTAATATCTTACTGGTTGAACTCAAATCTGTGACTCTGACATAATATACAATGTACATGGCCGTTAATCCAagcaatttttgaatttttatggATACTTACTAAACCATCTTCTGGATTGCAATCTCTTTGGCAGAAGTTGCTAATCGGCAGAATACTTTGAGATTATGCCCTAATTTCTCCTGAGAAAACAAGCAAACATAATGTAAGATAATGAAAATACATTCCTTTAACTGTTAACTGAGATCTCAGGAGTATTAAAACACATCCCTAAACCCCCAACATATAGTAGCAAAGCAAAGAAATTGCCTTCTTATGTCGAGGTTAATAGAAAATACATAAATCACAAACTCATTTATTTGATGAATCTGATCAAACAATATCAGTATTATGTCATCTTTGTAGGTCAAAGAGAGTGGAGTCTAAGATTAAGATACAGCTTAGATGTAAATTTTTCAAGGATACTATATAATACTAACATTTTTCATTTAAGGAAAAGTTTCTACattatatacatgtaaatcttgCAGACAAGGGCATATTAAGAATTTCAAGAACAAATATAAATCTATTAGAATGTTAAGTAGGATTACTCAATAGTTGCTGAGGCCCATACCTCACTTAGCGACTCAAGTCGTTCAAGGGTTGGAACTAACTGTCCACATAACAAAGCAAAGTCCTGTTGTGGATCATACGTTGCACCATATGTAATTGTTTTTGTGGTCATGGTAGATTCAAATGCATCAGAGCTGCCAAAAGATGCAAAAATTAGCCTAAAGAGAGAACAAGGCATACTTTCTACAACAAAATCTAATTGTTTATATTACAATATAGGACTCGGTgtctattttttcttcatttagtTTAGCCATAAAAAAAAACGCAAGATTGTACAGAGATTTTATAGCTTCATTTACAACAGTGTTCTTATCTCATGAAACTTAATGCCTTACCAATCCTGAAGGTGGATGAGGAATATATTTAGCACATGTTCAGAGAGCGGGAGCAATAAAACAATCAGCTGATCCGTACAAGAAACCACTCGACACATCTCTACCATTGCTATGTATCTCCTGTAAAACAAGTTAAAAAAATCAGAGTGAATTTTACGGAAAGGGAAGATGTGAGGAATTCAGGGAACACCATAATACAATTAATAGCAGATATACAGAGCACATGGTCATTGTGCTCTAGAATTGAAGcctttttttttgataagataGAATTGAAGCCTTTAAACAAATGAAATAACCATTAAGTTACAATCAGCTAAGATCATCGAGATAGATGAACTAACAACTGGATTTTAGCATCCAATTCATACAAAAATTCAGCAATTAATTTTCCATGAAGTGGGAACTGAGAACTTCACAAAATAGCAAAGAGTGTAATTGCTGCAGGTTTTTGTTATGAATGTACATTCTGAAGACTATATAGTAGCTAGACCCCGTTATTTGAAACAGAAATTTACGTCAAGAGCCCTCTGCGTAGAGTCTAGATAATGCTCTGGCCCATTAAGTTATTTAGAAAATGACAGGAAAATCAATTTCTAACCCCTTGGGCTTCAATGCTCAGGTACTATATATAGTTTTCCACCTCAGATGGTTTTATATTTAACAATTTAGATGTAACTGCCAGATGAACCAATTAACCCAGGAGAATAATCATGTCGAAAACTTTGGTGTATATAAAAACTCAACTATTATGAAAATATAGCTATTTATAATaacatttatattaaaaaacatattaaaattcTCACTAGGTCCGAGACCTTGAGAACTCTAGGACTGAAAAAAATAAGCTTCAGCAATCTACATATCAAGGTTAAAAGTTGAGTTATGTTCAGGAAAAGAACCACACAATAATCAACTATTCAAATGCAAACCAATTTAGCTGTAGTATTACagcagttttttattttatttagacaaaCATAATAATGTTTCCTTCCAATTTCCTGGAACACAGACAACATCTAGGAGTTAAAATTAATGTAAAcaaaaacatcaacaacaattcaCTTTGcacatttgaattttaaaatatgtttatttttggATTACTAGAAAAGCAGTTTTATGATCAACCTTTTTTGTATGTTATCAGAAGATGAAACAGATTCTTGCCGGACACACATACTGATGATTTCATCCACCTCCTGCCTTGACAGTTCATTAATGTCTCGAATCTGCAAAAACACATGTGTTATGTTTACTCAtaaatcaatattaatattaaatatctGACGATGAAAGCCAAAAgacaaaataattttcaattttcacctTATTCAGTAATAAGGATTTCTCCTCAGCTGCCCTTTCAAGTGCATTTGTAGCTGAAGTGAGTAGAGAATTAAGCAAGCTCAATGTAGGTTGTTGAAATCCAACAGAAGTAGGGTAATTGGAGGAGGCATCAGAAGACTGCGACATCATATTacaagaaaaatattagtttaaaaatataaagttaGACAAGATGAAGAgggaaaagaggtcaaaatcaTTATTAAACTACCTCGTTTATATGAAAAACATACCTGTAATCTCAAGGATTTCTTTGTGACAAGAAAATATAAGTAAGAGCTCAGACTGAAGCACAACTTAAATATCTGTAGCTCTGAACTTCTCTGATTCTGAACACCAGAAGATTAGGATTATTATTATGTATACATAATGCCAGAACATCTCTTTTGATAAATGTGAATTCAGAAAACTGCAAACTTGCCTCAGGGGACACTCTTGATCGAGGAAAACCTAGAACCTTCGAGTTTGAGTCACGAGAGAAAAGAACATTCATCAAACCAAAAAGCCCTTGAACAAAACCATGCTCATCACTCTCTTCATATGGCCAAACCTATcacataaaaatcaaaatgtaaAGCAAGTaagcaacaaacaaaaaagaccCAAGTGTAATTGGAAGCCTTTATGCATTGGAAGTAGCAATACAACACCATGGTGCACAGACTCAAAATAATGTTGAAGCTCGTGAAATGTAAATTCCCAAAGCATTTTTTGCAGGAAACCTCATTAATTAGGACCTTTGCCATCCCATTGCAGCTCATGAAATGTAACTtcccaaagttttttttttgtaggaaatcGCATAATTAAGACTTTACCATCCCAATGCCTCCAAAGAGTATCCACACAAGCTTAGGTTTTTTGGACCTAACATGAGACTAATCTATGTTCCGGTCCTTAAGTCACAACTAAAGGCTCTTCGCCCTTCCCAAAGTGTGTGTATGCAGGATATTGACCCACAGTCCCGCACAAGTTCAACGCTGCTTAACCACTCATTGGGTTATTTCGAAAGCACTTGACAGCGTATCAGTTACTGAAAAATAAACTATCAGTTGTCCGCATCTAGACCCTAGACCTACAGAAGATAGAGAAGTGAGCTTCCTAAAGCCAGTAGAAAGTTGATATggacttaaaaattataagatatCCGATTCCCACATCGAGTAGTACGAGATACTCGGTGGAGTATTTAAGCGGCTTAGTTCATTTCCCTTAAAGGATGGCTCCCCAAGTGCTTGGATACTTATCAATTGGGATCGAAGTCTAGATGTCGGTGGCTAAGAATGGGCTGACCAGAAAGGCATGTAAAGTGTCGTATATGCCAAGACATCAACTCTCAAGGACTCAAATATATTGGGGTACCAAGTCCCACATTGAGTAATATACGATAAATGGAAGAGCGTTTAAGTGATTTGGTTCTTCCCCTTAATAGCTAGtttttaaaaacaaagaaatgacTGAACTAAACGATACCTTGCTCAGAATACCAACAACAAGATTGATCTGCTCCATTCTTAATTCATCCGCTTCAGCAATTTCTAAACGGAGAACTTGATCAAAGAGTGATTGATGACCTTTGACAAAATCAACCACTTCAcgaacaattttgtttttcacctatattttttaaaacagaAACATGTACACAATATTCATCAATGTTCACACAATAGCATGAGGTCAATTCAAGACTGAAACAAGTTGTTGGAACAACAACAACCCAGACCAAGTAAACTACAAGCCAACAAACATGTAATTATTAGCTAGAAGTAATTTTATTCCGAAATATGGTCTTTCACGTCTAATTTTAATGGCTAGGAGGCATGAGAATGCAATATAGCCGGAGATAAAACTTCTAGAGCTTACAGTCGTATTAAAACATGTGTTTTATAAACAGTATTACATCACAGTTGTCAGGGGAGGAAGAAAATTTCATAGAAGATACTTTAGTAAACAATTGAAAAAGGAACAAAACCAACCTCCATATAATCTGATGTATCAACCAACGAAGTTAATGAGAAGACTAATCTCAAGACCGGAGTTATAATCATCCGTTGTCTATCAATATCCACAGCCATATCCCTCCTAAGTCTTGTCTCAACCCATCTTAATCCTCCCTGTAAATTCTGTAGCTTCAGTAAAGGTTAggttaaatgaaaataaaatgtgaTAGTCTTAAGGAAAATAATCAGTCACCTGCAAATTGGTTGCCCTGCCTGATGAAAGATGTTCCAATATGCCCATGGTAAATAGTACCTGTGCTCCAGATTTCCCATATTTGTGACTGATTCTTAGTAGAACAGCAAGTACAGCCTCAAACGTACATGCCCTCTGCAAAGAGTCAAGTGAGAGACCACCATCCtttaatcaaacaaataaatcaaatcaGTATCATCATATACATGAGATCGGAaattttaatgaatataaacaccgatgatttgattttttttcaatggTGTACCTAATTTATCTTGATAATTACTGTAATTAGCATTTGATTTGCACAGTTTGTATTTCAGATTTTATTTCCTTAACTCTTCAATCAGAATAAATTTGTTAGAACATATATCTTTATCAATTTCAATACTTTGAAATTAAGGCATTCCTCTTCATCTTTATTTAGTGTTTCAAGTTGTACCATCAGAACCAAAAGAAACATAAAAGattaaattatatgaaaaatcTATTGTATAACATTACAAACTATTCACAACTGTGAAACGAAAAAAGACAAGGTAATTTTTAAATAGAAGGAATTGTTTATGGGAGGCAGAACAAACACCTGATTGGAAATATTGCTTATGGCATTAAGGCAAGACCTTAAAAATCCCCTGCTTTGAAGTTGGCTCAAGAAATATCGCTCATGATCTATACAAATCAACGCATCAAGAACATAGAGTGATATTGTTTTTCCAGGTTCACTGCCATGGGTTGCGTCCTTTATGACcttcaatttcaaattatttaaaaCTGTAATTAATTGACTTGCCaatattcataaaaatataaaaaaataaatgcatCAAAATGAATctaataattaatgaaaaacaaaccaaacaaTAACATGGATAGCACCTGGAAACAACAAAACCATAATATCTTGTGGATAAGAAAGATCTAATAAAGAGTTGGGAAAAAAATTCTAGCCTAACATGAGAATAGAATATAAACTCACAATTAACCAAGACACTTCACCGCAAAATAAACAGAAACATCCCActtatattttatgtcaattaaATCAGAATATCGCAAGCATGCGACTGCTATTCTGACCAGTAGTAAACAACTCTAACAAGTTACAACCTACCACTTCGCAAATAAATAGTTGTAAACTGTCAATAGACAGAGACTTTTCAGAAAACAACCCATTTAATtccatattaaaaataaaatataaggcATAAGCACATAAAATACTGTGTGCTGATTAGTGATGCATGTAAGACGCATAATAAGAGTTAGCAAATAACCAAGTCCAATATGCTTTGAGCCTCTTTCCTCAAAGTAGAAAAATTTGCACGAGCCAGTTCTGCCTGTTCTTTGTCAATCTGGGGGATATAGAGAAAAATGCAATTATGAAGAGTTAATCCGTCGCCAGATTGAAATACTGTACATTATTTGCAAATGTTTAAGAAATTATACCTTTGGGAGATCAATATATTCACTATCTTGTTCACTGAGCAGCAAGAATTGAAGAACTGAGGTTGGAACATCAGGATCAACCACATTCAAACAATACTGGAAATAGCTAAGAAGCAAGGCATATTGGCTGTACAAATACATGCAAAAGTAAGTTTGCTGGCGAAAAAAATACAAAGCCTACCAATCAGAATCAATTACAGAATGTGTAACATACCGTCTTCTAAGAGCTTCTGATGATTCATTTCTAAGAATTGCCATGATAAGCTTAAACAATATGGTCAAGCAAGCAccatttgataattgtttaacCACAATAAGATCAAGGCATGTTATACTGTCAGAACTTAGACTTCCTGGGAACATAAACCTTTCATCTCGCAGCTTAGCCATGCATGTCAATCCTACCTGAGGGACACTCCATGTatgtaaaaataaatcataactGGATATATTGCATATAAAACAGAACAACTTGCAATCCCCGTGAGACAGACAAACAAATAACGATTTATAGAAACAATTCTGATCAATAGTAAAACCCGCCCAGTTTTGACCCTGCCCGCCATCAACCCATCTAAAGCATGGTGGGTGGGCCAACTTAGGTAGGAGGATTGTAACTCCCACCCCGCCCATCAGCGGGTTGAGCCatcaataaagaaaatatttgacattttcatctcaataaaataataatattaaataattatccctccatcccaaaataatTGACCTACTTGGTTATTCACACATTAAGAAAAGTGTATAAatgtgagagagagaatagTATTTTTACTAAAGTAACCTTAATAGGTATTGATGTATTTAAAACTACCATAGATGAAAACCTGAAGATGTTGAATTAGGAGagatgtaaatagtattaattagagGGTAGAATTGGAAAGAAGTAATTAATGGtgtattgaaaattgaaaaggtCAATTATTTTGGGGCAAATTCTTTTTGCAAAAAGGCAAATTgttttgggacgaagggagtgTCTCATTTAAGGATAGCTATAAATAAAGGTTTTATGAGCACGTAAAAATGCTTAGACAGAAACAGTCACCACTATCTTGAATGTTGGTTGGGGTTTGGTTCTCTCAAGAACAAATGTTTAAGTGAAATCATTATTAGCAAGAATATGGTCCGTAAGCAGTAACAGACTGTATTTAGTtacttttaagaaaaatatgacTCCGGATTATTACTCAGAACAACAGGAAAAGAGTGTTATCTACATACAAAGCCGTAACCCTAACTGTTCATTGGGTTAATGGACCACAAcgtaaaacaaatataatagacccatataaaaaaataaataacagtTTTTCAGTGGATTAAATGTGATGGACCAACTTGAGTGGCCGAGTTCAAAACTTCAACTCTCCCCACCTAAAATAGAAGGTTAAACGGGCTGGTCCGCCATGCTCAACCCGTTTCACCATGCCTCATTAGAAGGGCTAGATGCAAagcaggaaaaaaaattaaaacaaaaaaaataaacacttaGTCTTTGGTTAACAATCAGATCTATACTCAAACATAACAAAGGAAACAAACATTCTCCAAATAATTACTAATAACCCCATAATTTTGGGATTTAATCAATACCCTGATACAGGAGTTCTACAATGGAATCAAACAAATTGGATACTTGAAGACTTCATCAACATTTCCACatgataaattatatattaacaTATTTACCTGTGATAATATGAATGCCATCTTCAGTGAACAGTCTGGAGAAGCAGATGCACTGAGAGACGCATCAAGGATCCTGAACATGCAATGAATTATGTAACAGTTACAACAAACGCAAAAATAATGAGAAGAGACACATGAGTAGTTGTAACTCATTTTATTATCACTAATACAGTAAAGTAACTCACCGAAAGAGAATTTCAGACCGATCTTCAAGCATTGCTAATCTTCTAGATGCAGAcacctttaaaaaaaatcacagagTTTAGAGAATTTAAGTCATAAAACATaagtatttgtcaaaaaaatatcagTAGATGTAAAGCGAGAACTGCACCTCAACAATCTGAGACCAGGCAGTCAACATATGTAGTTGTGAAGCTTGCTCTTCAAGATTTTTATTGTATTTCCATCCCCATCTCAGCAACTGTTGAATTGTCTCTCGTGCATCATTTAGCTCAACTTCACTGCCAAGATTACTCACCTGAAGATATGCagaattatatttctgaaaccAAAATGATTATAAATGACATCAACTCAAAAAGGAAATTAATATTGTAAAACTACAATTCCAGTAGTAGACTTGAGACTACTGAATTATCAATACTAGCAAGTGAACCAACCTGCCAAAGTTTGTCATGGAAGGAAGCAAGGTCAATTAGTCGGTCACCTCTCTCAGAATAATAGTAGACACCACCTTTTCCAGAATTTCCCAGTATGTCTTCTGCCTATAATATATCCAACCAAAAGCAGgaaagaaaatgatgaaaatagTCAAGGACTAAATTAGTGTCCAGAAGTTGTATTCCATATGAGGCGTGTTTAAAGGTTAGCATCTCACCAGCAAGTCATACTTCGTGCCGGCCATAGTATATGACAGCTTAGTAGTGGTATCTGGACATCTAAACTGGATGATTTCAAGCAATTCTAATACCTGAGTTTAAAAGGAAACAAATTTGATTAAGAGTATATAATCACTTGTATAGTAGAATTATGCACCTCCTATGTGATCACATTCAATGCACTCTTTTTTACTGAAATGACAATTGGTGCTACCAAAGCTTATCCCTATTTTCTAGTTTCCCACATATTTCTTCTCTCAGACTCTTCAACTACCATTATGTCATCTATAAAAAGCATGCATCACGGTGCCAACCCTTGGGTGTGTTCAATAAGTCTGCACAAAGTTGGCTCTACCAAGATGTTTAAAGTGAACTTTGTCCCGACCGCCAACTTATTCTCCGACCCTCATAATTTCTAACAACTTATGTTGCAATTGAGGCAACAATGATCGTCAAGGGGATGTCAACATGAAACCCCCTCCTTAAACATAGTTTCTATTAGTTAACAAGCAGATATTTGCTAGTAATTTTATTAACTCGCTTCTTAATTGATGGCAGTGCATTTAAATCATAATAGACAATATAAAATCCAATATATGCATGTGTAAGAACTAAGTAGTAAGACCATAACATAAAAGGAACCATGAAACAATTAATGACCATCAGTACCTTATTCTTACTAACAGTTCTATAATCAGCATTTCCAGAATTATCGTGAAGTGAAAATGGATATATGGCCTGGTCTTCATCAATTCCAGTTGTACCTTGTCCAAAAATATTAGAAAGGATTGTCTGACAAGTGTCTCTATGGTTGGAACTACTAACATCACCAGCATGTAGCTCAACTGCTAAAAGTTTTAAGAGCCATGCTCTCTGTGAAAGGCAAAGCAAAGAAATATGTGAAGTTAATAATGGTTCGAAATACACTATAAAATCATACATGTGTTAGAAAATACTATGAAATAAATTCATTTAACACAGATCACACAACTTATATTTATAATGGTGTAACAATAAATTCATTTAATGCCTAATTGATTAGTAACAGGTTTGCTTAGTCAAGGAACATTAACAAGTGATCTAGAAAATTGTACAATCTAGAAATATTAACAGGTTTGCTTAATTTTAACAGTAACTTTAAATAGAGCATGGGTTTTATAATGTATGGGTATCAAAGATGTAGGAGGAAAATACCTGATGAAGGGAACTAATACGAAGCGGCTGGTTGTTGTTACGTTTAGGAAGTGGAGCAATGCCAATTGTGTCAAGGTGCTGCATTGTGTAGGAAGGGAAAAGTTACAGAGAAATATCTCCAGGATAATTAACACCAACCTTAAACTAGGATAACAGCATAAAGATGCCCAAGTTCATTGAAATTTGTTACCTTGACAAAGAATCCATACTTTTTATTTGACAACAGATCCATTGTAGGAGCAGATGTAAATGGATCAATGCACAACTCATAAAGAAGCTGCATCAAACAAAAAGTCAATATTCCTTCTAAAAGTCAGTACAAATGCATGGAAAAAATGCAAAATTCTAActctattaatattttttatatgttacGCAACAGATCAACTACACCTGACCTGAAAACTAAATTCATGAAGTAATGCATTTAAATCTGGCTTCAAAAGCTTCTCCAGAATATCAAGAATAACCTTCATGCAACTGCACATAACATTTTAAGAGTACGGTTATATTTAATAGAATCAAGATATTAAAATAGAAACAGACTGTAGACAATACCTGTAATAAAATTTAGGCTGTAAAACTGTCCGCTCAACAGGCGTATCTAGATCAAATTTAAGTAGTAAATGAGTGATATTTGGAGCTGGCCGACTGATGTTGTCAATTAGAAGCTGAAAACGTATAGAAGGTAGATATAAACAGCATTTTAAgatgaaataaaagaaaagatagGAAACATATAAATGGAAGGGGTGAAGACGAACTTGCAGAATAAGAATGCCAggatcattattatttttattattattattttcaacattCTGAGATTCTTCTGACCGTGCCTCAAGGCAGGCTGCATAATCTTCTA
This genomic interval from Trifolium pratense cultivar HEN17-A07 linkage group LG6, ARS_RC_1.1, whole genome shotgun sequence contains the following:
- the LOC123890205 gene encoding nuclear pore complex protein NUP205 isoform X8, which codes for MVSPKQLLSTLESALLGSSPPTPSQRVEVLHAIRTSLQSFQSLLSYPPPKPSDRSQVQSKSIRLQDSSLITLDDQDVQIALKLSDDLHLNEVDCVRLLVSANQEWGLMGREPLEILRLAAGLWYTERRYLITSVHLLLRAVVLDQGLEDDILVDIQKYLEDVINSGLRQRLISLIKELNREEPSGVGGPQCERYVIDSRGSLVERQSVVSRERLILGHCLVLSVLVVRTSPKDVKDLFSILKDSASEVSQSNIAIKHQITFSLLFALVIAFVSDGLSTVPDKASVLSSNTSFRHEFHELVMATGNDPIVEGFAGGIRLAWVVHLMLIQEGVAARETVSSASSNEMSYLSQCLEVVFSNNVFQFLLEKVLRTAAFQTEDEDMIYMYNAYLHKLITCFLSNPLARDKIKESKEKVMSVLSPYRVVGSHDFAQNSSSISQQGTETGSLPFNSILDFVSEVYLKEPELLLGNDALWTFVNFAGEDHTNFQTLVAFLNMLSTLASSHEGASKVHELLQGKAFRSIGWSTLFECLTIYDEKFKQSLQTAGAMLPEIQEGDAKALVAYLNVLKKVVENGNPIERKNWFPDIEPLFKLLSYENVPPYLKGALRNAIATFIHVSPVLKDSIWTFLEQYDLPVVVGPEAQGSPSMGTQVYDMQFELNEIEARREQYPSTVSFLNLINALIAEERDLTDRGRRFIGIFRFIYDHVFGPYPQRAYADPCEKWQLVGACLKHFHMILTMYDIKEEDYEGVVDQSRLSTTKESSSLQTQLPVLELLKDFMSGKTVFRNIMSILLPGVNSIIAERSSQIHGQYLENAVQLSLEIIILVFEKDLLLSDYWRPLYQPLDIILSHDHNQIVALLEYVRYDFQPQVQQSSIKIMSILSSRMVGLVQLLLKSNASNSLIEDYAACLEARSEESQNVENNNNKNNNDPGILILQLLIDNISRPAPNITHLLLKFDLDTPVERTVLQPKFYYSCMKVILDILEKLLKPDLNALLHEFSFQLLYELCIDPFTSAPTMDLLSNKKYGFFVKHLDTIGIAPLPKRNNNQPLRISSLHQRAWLLKLLAVELHAGDVSSSNHRDTCQTILSNIFGQGTTGIDEDQAIYPFSLHDNSGNADYRTVSKNKVLELLEIIQFRCPDTTTKLSYTMAGTKYDLLAEDILGNSGKGGVYYYSERGDRLIDLASFHDKLWQKYNSAYLQVSNLGSEVELNDARETIQQLLRWGWKYNKNLEEQASQLHMLTAWSQIVEVSASRRLAMLEDRSEILFRILDASLSASASPDCSLKMAFILSQVGLTCMAKLRDERFMFPGSLSSDSITCLDLIVVKQLSNGACLTILFKLIMAILRNESSEALRRRQYALLLSYFQYCLNVVDPDVPTSVLQFLLLSEQDSEYIDLPKIDKEQAELARANFSTLRKEAQSILDLVIKDATHGSEPGKTISLYVLDALICIDHERYFLSQLQSRGFLRSCLNAISNISNQDGGLSLDSLQRACTFEAVLAVLLRISHKYGKSGAQVLFTMGILEHLSSGRATNLQGGLRWVETRLRRDMAVDIDRQRMIITPVLRLVFSLTSLVDTSDYMEVKNKIVREVVDFVKGHQSLFDQVLRLEIAEADELRMEQINLVVGILSKVWPYEESDEHGFVQGLFGLMNVLFSRDSNSKVLGFPRSRVSPENQRSSELQIFKLCFSLSSYLYFLVTKKSLRLQSSDASSNYPTSVGFQQPTLSLLNSLLTSATNALERAAEEKSLLLNKIRDINELSRQEVDEIISMCVRQESVSSSDNIQKRRYIAMVEMCRVVSCTDQLIVLLLPLSEHVLNIFLIHLQDCSDAFESTMTTKTITYGATYDPQQDFALLCGQLVPTLERLESLSEEKLGHNLKVFCRLATSAKEIAIQKMV